The following proteins come from a genomic window of Shewanella halifaxensis HAW-EB4:
- a CDS encoding FAD:protein FMN transferase: MQKILVKWLAVIGLAFFISACSKPPEIISLSGNTMGTTYHIKLVPNDEMPDAQSLQTEIDLALEKVNDQMSTYRPESELSQFNQMIHNENMEVSTDTAKVIAEGLTLYKKTDGALDITLGPLVNLWGFGPDKRPTQIPSQQEIDLAMERMGIEEIAVDGNKISKQNPDIYVDLSSIAKGFGVDKIAALLDKYNLTGYLVEIGGEVSLHGTKADGSLWRIAIEQPDDDGTEIQQIISLKNMAMATSGDYRNYYEEDGKRFSHLIDPRTGYPINHRLASVTVLHEECMIADGYATAMMVLGTQASLELAKREHLAIMLIEKQDDGFKVFYSEAFKPLVTQ; this comes from the coding sequence ATGCAAAAGATCTTGGTGAAATGGTTAGCAGTTATTGGGCTAGCCTTTTTTATTTCAGCTTGCTCAAAACCGCCCGAAATTATCTCTTTGTCTGGCAACACGATGGGGACGACTTATCATATTAAGCTTGTACCTAACGACGAGATGCCTGATGCACAGTCATTGCAAACAGAGATCGATTTAGCCCTTGAAAAGGTGAACGATCAGATGTCGACATATCGTCCTGAATCAGAGTTGTCTCAGTTTAATCAGATGATCCATAATGAGAATATGGAAGTATCGACCGATACGGCTAAAGTGATTGCCGAAGGCTTAACGCTTTATAAAAAAACCGATGGTGCCTTAGATATTACCTTAGGCCCTTTAGTTAACTTATGGGGCTTTGGCCCAGATAAAAGGCCGACGCAAATTCCATCTCAGCAAGAGATTGATTTGGCTATGGAGCGCATGGGTATTGAGGAGATTGCTGTTGATGGTAATAAAATCAGCAAGCAAAATCCTGATATCTATGTCGATCTATCTTCGATTGCAAAAGGCTTCGGTGTTGATAAAATAGCCGCCTTATTGGATAAGTATAACCTGACCGGATATTTAGTTGAGATTGGCGGAGAAGTCAGCCTTCATGGCACTAAAGCCGATGGTTCATTATGGCGTATTGCGATAGAGCAGCCAGATGATGACGGAACTGAGATCCAGCAGATAATTTCACTCAAAAATATGGCGATGGCAACATCGGGTGATTATCGTAATTATTACGAGGAAGACGGCAAGCGTTTTTCACACCTGATCGATCCTCGTACAGGCTACCCAATAAACCATAGATTAGCGTCTGTGACGGTACTGCATGAAGAGTGTATGATTGCAGATGGTTACGCGACTGCTATGATGGTGTTAGGTACTCAAGCATCACTAGAGCTGGCTAAACGCGAGCATCTAGCGATAATGCTTATTGAAAAGCAAGATGATGGCTTTAAAGTTTTCTATAGTGAAGCTTTCAAACCTCTCGTTACTCAGTAG